Proteins encoded within one genomic window of Agrobacterium cucumeris:
- a CDS encoding Zn-dependent hydrolase, with translation MLDAATTRRTDFDAIFDRISAIGAHPGAGVTRLAASAEDGMARGVFAVWMEQAAVQIANDAIGNQFACFDWAGQDAPWIFAGSHLDTQPRGGRFDGTLGVLTAGQAALAIHAEVQRGLCKPRYNLAVVNWTNEEGARYQPSLTGSTVFSGALALGDALELRDGDGVSLKRALEAIGVSGSSGIVPPPPKAYVELHVEQGRKLLEAGRKIGVVEGTWAARKKTVRWIGRAAHTGPTPMADRRDALLAAARGIAAFEAVVAASHPLLHRSAARLVVEPNSPNVVVDRATVWFELRGPDVAELDMAGELALAALEKAAAETGTQLEIVADTLRDPASMDRRLMALVDRTARSCGFEPLTMRSVAGHDAVALQNSGIPSALIFIPSVDGIAHHPDELTEPQDVQAGLAVLTATLRNIIEGEFHAG, from the coding sequence ATGCTTGACGCGGCGACGACACGGCGGACGGATTTCGATGCGATCTTCGACCGAATTTCTGCCATCGGTGCTCATCCCGGAGCGGGAGTGACGCGCCTCGCGGCGAGCGCCGAGGACGGCATGGCGCGAGGTGTTTTTGCCGTGTGGATGGAACAGGCAGCCGTCCAGATCGCGAATGATGCGATCGGCAATCAGTTTGCCTGCTTCGATTGGGCCGGTCAGGATGCGCCCTGGATTTTTGCGGGCTCGCATCTGGACACCCAACCCCGAGGCGGTCGTTTCGACGGCACCTTGGGTGTCCTGACTGCCGGACAGGCCGCGCTCGCTATTCACGCCGAGGTGCAACGCGGACTGTGCAAACCGCGCTACAACCTCGCGGTGGTCAACTGGACGAATGAGGAAGGCGCCCGCTACCAGCCGAGCCTGACCGGCAGCACGGTCTTCTCCGGCGCATTGGCGCTTGGCGATGCATTGGAACTACGCGACGGAGACGGCGTATCCCTCAAGCGCGCGCTCGAGGCCATAGGCGTCAGCGGCAGTTCGGGAATTGTTCCCCCTCCCCCGAAAGCCTATGTCGAGCTGCATGTCGAGCAGGGACGGAAACTTCTCGAAGCGGGCCGAAAGATCGGCGTCGTCGAAGGAACCTGGGCGGCGCGCAAGAAGACCGTCCGCTGGATCGGCCGGGCAGCGCATACGGGTCCGACGCCGATGGCCGATCGCCGAGATGCGCTTCTCGCCGCAGCAAGAGGAATTGCCGCCTTCGAAGCAGTCGTCGCGGCCAGCCATCCCCTCCTCCACCGCTCCGCTGCGCGCCTCGTGGTCGAGCCCAACTCGCCGAACGTTGTCGTCGACCGGGCGACTGTGTGGTTCGAGCTCAGGGGGCCTGACGTGGCCGAACTCGACATGGCAGGTGAGCTCGCCCTTGCCGCGCTCGAAAAGGCGGCAGCCGAAACCGGCACGCAGCTGGAAATCGTCGCCGATACTTTGCGCGATCCCGCCAGCATGGACAGGCGGTTAATGGCACTCGTCGATCGCACGGCACGTTCTTGCGGTTTCGAGCCATTGACCATGCGTTCGGTTGCAGGCCACGATGCTGTCGCCTTGCAAAACAGTGGTATCCCGTCGGCGCTGATCTTCATTCCGAGCGTCGATGGCATCGCCCATCATCCCGACGAACTGACCGAGCCACAGGACGTGCAGGCGGGGCTGGCGGTGCTGACCGCCACGCTTCGCAACATCATTGAGGGAGAGTTCCATGCAGGATGA
- a CDS encoding phosphotransferase has protein sequence MQDDAAVQAALDAVGLSGATLSAPIGGVVSPIHRGVENLCFFASKADQPRVFVKRLHDDMSRFVALNHVAEASRKAGELGIAPRLIHAAPEGGVLVFEALGEEWAWGHADVLRRPRVLENLLTAKRSFHQAERLGETRSVFELVAAYRQLAEGADVILPAPVFTVSAAVERIAGAIGAAGVDTVPCHADGISSNVMVGPDDGVRLVDFEWARQADPAYDIGTVLAELLPFDGEALLAIEIATGKPDASVLARARLYGAADDLMWALWGFINAARSPRKHVEFFKYAEWRLLRARTVIEGPRFETWLKQV, from the coding sequence ATGCAGGATGATGCTGCAGTTCAGGCTGCGCTCGACGCGGTCGGCCTTTCCGGCGCCACCCTCTCAGCTCCGATTGGCGGAGTGGTGTCGCCCATTCACCGCGGCGTCGAAAATCTCTGCTTTTTCGCAAGCAAGGCGGATCAGCCGCGGGTTTTCGTCAAACGTCTCCACGATGACATGTCTCGGTTTGTTGCCCTGAACCATGTGGCGGAGGCCAGCCGCAAGGCAGGCGAACTGGGCATTGCCCCGCGGCTCATCCATGCCGCTCCCGAGGGCGGCGTCCTGGTATTCGAAGCGCTTGGCGAGGAATGGGCGTGGGGGCATGCCGATGTCCTTCGCCGCCCGCGGGTTCTCGAAAATCTTCTGACGGCAAAACGCAGCTTCCATCAGGCTGAGAGGCTTGGCGAAACGCGCAGCGTTTTCGAGCTCGTTGCCGCCTACCGGCAGCTTGCCGAAGGAGCGGATGTGATCTTGCCAGCACCGGTATTCACCGTCTCTGCTGCCGTCGAGCGCATTGCCGGCGCCATCGGCGCCGCAGGTGTCGATACGGTCCCGTGCCACGCGGACGGCATCTCGTCGAACGTCATGGTCGGACCGGACGACGGAGTTCGGCTGGTCGATTTCGAGTGGGCGCGCCAGGCGGACCCCGCGTACGATATCGGAACCGTGCTGGCCGAACTCCTCCCATTCGATGGCGAGGCGCTGCTGGCCATTGAAATCGCAACCGGAAAGCCGGATGCGAGCGTGCTCGCGCGGGCACGCCTTTATGGAGCGGCCGACGATCTCATGTGGGCGCTTTGGGGCTTCATCAATGCCGCACGCTCGCCGCGCAAGCATGTTGAATTCTTCAAATACGCCGAATGGCGGCTTCTGAGAGCCCGCACGGTCATCGAAGGACCACGCTTTGAAACATGGCTGAAACAGGTCTGA
- a CDS encoding choline/ethanolamine kinase family protein produces MRLRLGEGASQAEQAIEQAIIAVADWRGLEVSYEPVPGGISNPNWRVYVEGAPHSFFVKIPGAGTEMFIDRRTANEAGRRAHEAGVGARIIEFFPETGVEVSEFVEGLRTSTNADFLDPVIRLNGLRALKAFNDTAPLSQRKTTFDMIDEHFQQVLELGGDFPSDFGWMNARYREARAALEASGLDLAPCMNDTLAGNFLLHSDRRVMLVDFEYASTNDRAAELALWFCEMCFSPETEKELIEEYYGRADPGVLARIALFKALVDLKWSTWAMVQNEVSRLDFDFFKYGFWKHMRARFAMSNSLWPQWLKAV; encoded by the coding sequence ATGAGACTGAGATTGGGTGAAGGCGCATCGCAGGCCGAGCAGGCGATCGAGCAGGCCATCATAGCCGTGGCGGACTGGCGAGGCCTCGAGGTTTCCTACGAACCAGTACCCGGGGGCATCAGCAATCCCAACTGGCGGGTTTACGTCGAAGGTGCGCCGCACAGCTTCTTCGTGAAGATACCCGGCGCTGGGACCGAAATGTTCATCGACCGGAGAACTGCCAACGAAGCCGGCCGCAGGGCGCACGAGGCGGGCGTCGGCGCCCGGATCATCGAGTTCTTCCCCGAAACGGGGGTCGAGGTGAGTGAATTCGTCGAGGGGCTCAGAACATCGACAAACGCCGATTTTCTTGATCCTGTCATCCGCCTCAACGGTCTTCGTGCGCTGAAGGCCTTCAACGACACCGCACCGCTTTCGCAGCGAAAGACCACCTTCGACATGATCGACGAACATTTCCAGCAGGTCCTGGAGCTTGGCGGCGATTTCCCGAGCGACTTCGGCTGGATGAATGCGCGCTATCGCGAGGCGCGAGCTGCGCTCGAGGCATCGGGTCTCGATCTCGCGCCCTGCATGAACGACACACTGGCCGGCAATTTCCTCCTTCATTCCGATCGCCGGGTCATGCTTGTCGATTTCGAATACGCCTCCACCAATGATCGGGCGGCGGAACTCGCGCTTTGGTTCTGCGAGATGTGCTTCTCGCCGGAGACCGAAAAGGAACTGATCGAGGAATATTATGGCCGGGCGGATCCGGGCGTTCTGGCGCGGATCGCTTTGTTCAAGGCTCTCGTCGACCTCAAATGGTCGACCTGGGCGATGGTGCAGAACGAAGTCTCGCGTCTTGACTTCGACTTCTTCAAATATGGGTTCTGGAAACATATGCGCGCGCGTTTCGCAATGAGCAATTCGCTGTGGCCGCAATGGCTGAAGGCGGTCTGA
- the hisN gene encoding histidinol-phosphatase: MQSTEEVISPDFLRRLAAVAARETLPRFRLPGAVVNKIAGGFDPVTEADRETEKALRALIRSEYPDHGILGEEFGNEGADAGLVWVIDPIDGTRSFISGIPLWGTLVGLTRDGDAVAGMMAQPFIGELFYATGNGAYYEGQHGQTRLATSATKNLADATLFTTTPAIFEADRRASYDRLEKQVRLARYGTDCYAYCMLAAGQIDCVVEAGLYPYDIVALIPIIEQAGGVVTDWDGGPAENGGGIVAAANSSLHAQIMAFLHGD, translated from the coding sequence ATGCAAAGCACTGAAGAGGTGATCTCTCCCGATTTTCTTCGCCGCCTCGCGGCAGTTGCCGCCCGCGAGACATTGCCCCGGTTCCGGTTGCCGGGAGCCGTCGTCAACAAGATTGCCGGCGGGTTCGATCCGGTCACCGAAGCCGACCGCGAAACGGAGAAAGCGCTTCGAGCGCTTATCCGTTCGGAATATCCCGATCACGGCATCCTGGGCGAAGAGTTCGGCAATGAAGGCGCGGATGCGGGCCTGGTCTGGGTCATCGATCCGATCGACGGAACCAGGTCGTTCATATCAGGTATCCCGCTCTGGGGCACGCTTGTCGGGCTGACCAGGGATGGTGATGCGGTGGCCGGCATGATGGCGCAGCCTTTTATCGGGGAATTGTTTTATGCGACGGGCAACGGCGCATACTACGAGGGCCAGCACGGACAAACGCGGCTCGCAACCAGCGCGACGAAGAACCTTGCCGACGCGACGCTCTTCACAACGACGCCGGCGATCTTCGAAGCCGACCGGAGAGCAAGCTACGACCGGCTCGAAAAACAAGTGCGGCTCGCGCGTTACGGGACCGATTGCTATGCCTATTGCATGCTTGCGGCAGGGCAGATCGACTGCGTCGTGGAAGCGGGCCTCTATCCCTACGACATCGTTGCCCTCATTCCGATCATCGAGCAGGCCGGCGGCGTCGTGACGGACTGGGACGGGGGACCGGCAGAAAATGGCGGCGGTATCGTGGCGGCGGCAAATTCCTCCCTGCATGCGCAAATCATGGCTTTCCTGCACGGGGATTGA
- a CDS encoding DeoR/GlpR family DNA-binding transcription regulator, with product MSSEVRKEVILERLDRDQRVSVLELSTEFGVSGETIRRDLKDLEAEGAVRRVHGGAIPAGRTADVPITDRIRFNALEKDAVAQMARNLITDDCAIFLDTGTTTLSLARHLTGFKKLRLYTNSLMIAQAACQHFGVRVQMTPGNLRPIEQDLVGYDTLSYIQQFHFDMVFMGAAAIAAEYGFMDYEEDEARIRQALLKQTARSIMLADHSKCGKTGNVITAAFSSVNTLVTDQRPPANILAAAKRGDLEIIHG from the coding sequence ATGTCGAGTGAAGTTCGCAAAGAAGTCATTCTCGAACGACTCGATCGTGATCAACGCGTCAGCGTTCTGGAGCTTTCGACAGAGTTCGGTGTTTCGGGTGAAACCATTCGGCGCGACCTGAAGGATCTGGAGGCCGAGGGAGCCGTTCGGCGCGTTCACGGAGGCGCTATACCGGCCGGCCGAACCGCGGATGTGCCGATTACCGACCGCATCAGATTCAATGCGCTCGAAAAGGACGCGGTCGCGCAGATGGCGCGCAACCTCATAACCGACGACTGCGCCATTTTCCTCGACACAGGCACCACCACCCTGTCCCTTGCGCGCCACCTGACTGGCTTCAAGAAGCTGCGGCTCTACACCAATTCCCTGATGATCGCGCAAGCCGCCTGCCAGCATTTCGGCGTCCGGGTCCAAATGACGCCGGGAAATCTCCGCCCGATTGAGCAGGATCTGGTCGGCTATGATACGCTGTCCTACATCCAGCAATTCCACTTTGACATGGTCTTTATGGGTGCGGCGGCAATCGCGGCGGAGTATGGCTTCATGGACTATGAAGAGGATGAAGCGCGAATTCGCCAGGCTCTGCTGAAGCAGACGGCCAGAAGCATCATGCTGGCCGATCATTCCAAGTGCGGCAAGACGGGCAATGTCATTACCGCCGCATTTTCCAGCGTTAACACATTGGTCACCGATCAACGTCCCCCGGCAAATATATTGGCGGCCGCCAAAAGGGGCGACCTCGAAATCATCCACGGTTGA